One stretch of Chitinophaga pendula DNA includes these proteins:
- a CDS encoding GMC oxidoreductase yields the protein MNLNIKAQEQNTYDAIVIGSGVSGGWAAKELTEKGLKVLMLDRGKPLEHVKDYDTATKDPWEFPHRGRLTVDQRETHPKLSRDYPYSEHNEKFWIKDVDSPYNEVERFDWYRPDIVGGKSIMWGRQSYRLSDLDFEANLKDGIAVDWPIRYKDIAPWYDYVERFAGISGTREGLPQLPDGQFQPGMEMNCVEKEVKKRIESSFQGRIMTIGRVANLTQPLPGRTACQFRNLCSRGCPFGAYFSTQSSTLPAAVKTGNLTLRPDSIVNSIVYDEQKGKATGVRVIDKHTKEMIEYHAKIIFVNGSTLGSTFVLMNSTSNRFPNGLGNDSGVLGKYLMDHHFRTGASGIAEGFDDKYLFGRRANGIYIPRYRNVGSDKRDYIRGFGYQGGAGRGGWSRGIAEMGVGKDFKEMLTEPGTWSMGLGGFGECLPYEDNLVTLDTSTKDAWGQPVLKFNAKFRENEMKMRKDMANDAAEMLEAAGIKNVKTYDNGSWPGMAIHEMGTARMGRDPKSSILNGWNQVHTVKNVFVTDGASMTSASCVNPSLTYMALTARAADYAVKELKKGNI from the coding sequence ATGAATCTTAATATAAAAGCGCAGGAGCAGAACACCTACGATGCCATCGTCATAGGATCAGGTGTTAGCGGTGGTTGGGCTGCCAAAGAGCTGACCGAAAAAGGATTAAAAGTATTAATGCTCGATAGAGGTAAGCCCCTCGAGCATGTTAAAGACTACGACACCGCTACCAAAGATCCCTGGGAATTCCCACATCGTGGCCGCCTTACCGTAGACCAACGCGAAACACATCCCAAACTAAGCAGGGACTACCCATATAGCGAACATAACGAGAAGTTCTGGATCAAAGATGTCGATAGCCCATACAACGAAGTAGAACGCTTCGACTGGTACCGTCCTGATATCGTAGGGGGCAAATCCATCATGTGGGGCCGCCAGTCCTATCGCCTCAGCGACCTCGATTTCGAAGCCAACCTCAAAGATGGCATCGCCGTCGACTGGCCCATCCGCTACAAAGACATCGCCCCCTGGTACGACTATGTAGAACGGTTCGCCGGTATCAGCGGCACCCGCGAAGGCCTGCCACAACTGCCCGATGGCCAGTTCCAGCCAGGAATGGAAATGAACTGCGTAGAGAAAGAGGTGAAGAAAAGGATCGAATCCAGCTTCCAGGGCCGTATCATGACCATCGGTCGCGTAGCCAACCTCACACAACCACTGCCCGGCCGTACCGCCTGCCAGTTCCGTAACCTCTGCAGCCGCGGATGCCCATTCGGCGCTTACTTCAGCACACAGTCATCTACACTGCCCGCTGCCGTAAAAACAGGAAACCTCACCCTGCGACCCGATTCCATCGTAAACAGCATCGTCTACGATGAACAAAAAGGAAAAGCCACCGGCGTGCGCGTCATCGACAAACATACCAAAGAAATGATCGAATATCACGCCAAGATCATATTCGTCAATGGCTCCACACTGGGTAGCACCTTCGTACTCATGAACTCCACTTCCAACCGGTTCCCCAATGGACTCGGCAACGACAGCGGCGTACTGGGTAAATACCTTATGGACCACCACTTCCGTACAGGCGCCTCCGGTATAGCCGAAGGCTTCGACGATAAATACCTCTTCGGACGCCGTGCCAACGGTATCTATATCCCCCGCTATCGCAACGTCGGCAGCGACAAACGCGATTATATCCGTGGCTTTGGATACCAGGGTGGCGCAGGTCGCGGCGGTTGGAGCCGCGGTATCGCCGAAATGGGCGTAGGTAAAGACTTCAAAGAAATGCTGACAGAACCCGGCACCTGGTCCATGGGACTCGGTGGATTCGGAGAATGCCTGCCCTATGAAGATAACCTCGTCACTTTGGATACCTCCACCAAAGATGCCTGGGGCCAACCCGTACTGAAATTCAACGCCAAGTTCAGAGAAAATGAAATGAAAATGCGCAAAGACATGGCCAACGATGCCGCCGAAATGCTCGAAGCTGCCGGCATCAAAAATGTAAAAACATACGATAACGGCTCCTGGCCCGGAATGGCCATCCACGAAATGGGTACCGCACGCATGGGCCGCGATCCTAAATCCTCCATCCTCAACGGATGGAATCAGGTGCATACCGTGAAAAATGTCTTCGTGACAGATGGCGCCTCCATGACCTCCGCCTCCTGCGTAAACCCGTCACTCACATACATGGCGCTCACCGCCAGAGCAGCGGACTACGCAGTCAAAGAACTGAAGAAAGGAAATATCTAG
- a CDS encoding GMC oxidoreductase: MNLNIRAVEQNTYDAIVVGSGISGGWAAKELCEKGLKTIVLERGRNVEHVKDYTTAMKAPWEFEHRLGFTNEMKENFPIQSRCYAFDEATQQFWVNDKENPYNEIKPFNWLRGYQVGGRSLMWGRQCYRWSDVDFEANAKDGHGVDWPIRYRDIEPWYSYVEEFVGVSGQAEGLPQLPDGHFLPAMEMNCLEKHVAGRIKAHFNDRIMTIGRAAHLTKGLHGRGPCQYRNLCARGCPFTGYFSSNGATLPAAAKTGNLTLRPDAVVLEVLYDDKKQKATGVRILDTHTMQTIEYYANIIFLNASTLGTTQILLSSVSSRFPNGFGNDSEQVGHNLMDHHYGVGAWGSFDGFKDQYYSSGRRPNGIYIPRFRNISEATKRTDYVRGFGYQGGADRSRGTTWDGIGAAFKEAQTDLGDWSMGVGSWGEHLPYYENKATLNKDKKDKYGLPTLDIDCAFKENEMTMRKDMLESAKEMLEAAGLKNVGGYDDMPPPGHCIHEMGTARMGKDPKTSVLNGNNQLHAVKNVFITDGSCMSSSACQNPSITYMALTARACDFAVKEAKKGNI; this comes from the coding sequence ATGAATCTTAACATCAGAGCAGTAGAACAAAATACCTACGACGCCATCGTGGTAGGCTCCGGTATCAGCGGCGGCTGGGCCGCTAAAGAACTGTGCGAAAAAGGCCTGAAAACCATCGTACTAGAAAGAGGTCGCAACGTAGAACATGTGAAAGACTACACCACCGCCATGAAAGCACCCTGGGAATTCGAACACCGCCTCGGATTCACCAACGAAATGAAAGAAAACTTCCCCATCCAGAGCCGCTGCTACGCCTTCGATGAAGCCACCCAGCAATTCTGGGTCAACGACAAAGAAAATCCTTATAACGAAATAAAACCGTTCAACTGGCTACGGGGCTACCAGGTAGGAGGCAGATCCCTCATGTGGGGCCGCCAATGCTATCGCTGGAGCGATGTCGACTTCGAAGCCAATGCCAAAGATGGACATGGCGTAGACTGGCCCATCCGCTACCGCGACATCGAACCGTGGTACAGCTATGTAGAAGAATTCGTCGGCGTCAGCGGACAAGCTGAAGGCCTCCCTCAACTACCCGATGGACATTTCCTGCCTGCCATGGAAATGAACTGCCTCGAAAAACATGTCGCCGGTCGCATCAAAGCACACTTTAACGATCGCATCATGACCATCGGCAGAGCTGCACACCTCACCAAAGGTCTCCATGGCCGCGGCCCCTGCCAGTACCGTAACCTGTGCGCCAGAGGATGCCCCTTCACCGGTTACTTCAGCAGCAACGGCGCTACCTTGCCGGCCGCCGCCAAAACTGGCAACCTCACCTTGCGCCCCGATGCCGTAGTACTCGAAGTACTATACGACGACAAAAAACAAAAAGCCACCGGCGTCCGTATCCTCGATACGCATACCATGCAGACCATCGAATACTACGCCAATATCATCTTCCTAAACGCATCTACCCTCGGCACCACCCAGATATTGCTTAGCTCCGTATCAAGCCGCTTCCCCAACGGGTTCGGCAACGACAGCGAACAGGTAGGACACAACCTCATGGACCACCACTACGGCGTCGGCGCCTGGGGCTCCTTCGATGGCTTTAAAGACCAATACTACAGCAGCGGACGCCGCCCCAACGGCATCTATATCCCCCGCTTCCGCAACATCAGCGAAGCCACCAAACGCACCGACTACGTACGGGGATTCGGATACCAAGGGGGCGCAGATCGCTCCAGAGGTACCACCTGGGATGGCATCGGTGCCGCCTTCAAAGAAGCACAGACAGATCTGGGAGATTGGAGCATGGGCGTCGGCTCCTGGGGCGAACACCTGCCTTATTATGAAAATAAAGCCACCCTCAACAAAGACAAAAAAGATAAATACGGCCTGCCCACCCTCGACATCGACTGCGCCTTCAAAGAAAACGAAATGACCATGAGAAAAGACATGCTCGAAAGCGCCAAAGAAATGCTCGAAGCCGCAGGTCTCAAAAATGTAGGCGGCTACGACGATATGCCGCCCCCCGGACACTGTATCCACGAAATGGGTACCGCACGCATGGGAAAAGATCCTAAAACCTCCGTCCTCAATGGCAACAACCAGTTGCATGCCGTGAAGAACGTATTCATCACAGATGGCTCCTGCATGAGCTCATCCGCCTGCCAGAACCCGTCTATCACCTACATGGCGCTGACAGCAAGAGCATGCGACTTCGCCGTGAAAGAGGCCAAAAAAGGAAATATCTGA
- a CDS encoding glycoside hydrolase family 35 protein, with the protein MKKLLFSSVLALACYTAQVQAQTQGRHTFALSKSAFLLDEKPFQMISGEMHPARVPKEYWRHRIQMTKAMGCNTIAAYVFWNYQEPQEGQFDFSSENRNIAEFIKIAQEEGMWVMLRPGPYVCAEWEFGGLPPYLLRTPDIKVRCLDPRYMNAVTRYIQALATQVKPLLVTNGGPIVMVQIENEYGSYGNDKQYLLKLKELWEQQGINVPFYTADGATAYMLEAGSVPGAAIGLDSGGSEEDFAQAAKQQPDVPSFSSESYPGWLTHWGEAWARPKPEGILKEVKFLMDTKRSFNLYVIHGGTNFGFTAGANSGGKGYEPDVTSYDYDAPINEQGNATPKYHALRDLISTYLPKGKKLPRIPAAIPTTTFPEIQLTPFTSVWQQLPAAVHSVQPKPFEAYAQDYGFIVYKTTLIGHKSGKLVLTDLHDYATVFLNGQYVGKIDRRLGENSITLPKSEVAHPELEILVEGMGRINFAQHLIDRKGITDRATLNGMTLMNWDVFNLPMNTDYITGLKQTTQTAQRPGQFFKGSFELKTAADTYIDMSKFKKGIVWVNGHNLGRYWEIGPQYRLYCPASWLKKGNNEVVVFDLHQVTPAPISGVASL; encoded by the coding sequence ATGAAAAAACTACTCTTCAGTAGTGTGCTGGCCCTTGCCTGCTATACCGCACAGGTACAGGCACAAACACAAGGCAGGCACACCTTCGCCCTTAGTAAATCCGCCTTCCTGCTGGACGAAAAACCCTTCCAGATGATCAGCGGCGAAATGCATCCCGCCCGCGTCCCGAAAGAATACTGGCGCCATCGCATCCAAATGACCAAAGCAATGGGCTGCAACACCATCGCCGCCTACGTGTTCTGGAACTACCAGGAACCGCAGGAAGGTCAATTCGACTTCTCCTCCGAAAACCGCAACATCGCCGAATTTATCAAAATAGCCCAGGAAGAAGGAATGTGGGTCATGCTCCGCCCAGGCCCATACGTCTGCGCTGAATGGGAATTCGGTGGCCTGCCGCCCTACCTGCTACGTACCCCCGATATCAAAGTACGCTGCTTGGACCCGCGCTATATGAACGCCGTCACCCGCTATATCCAGGCCCTCGCAACTCAGGTAAAACCGTTGCTGGTAACCAATGGCGGACCCATCGTCATGGTACAAATCGAAAATGAATATGGTAGCTACGGCAACGACAAACAATACCTCCTCAAACTGAAAGAACTGTGGGAACAACAGGGGATTAACGTCCCATTCTATACCGCCGATGGCGCCACCGCCTACATGCTCGAAGCTGGGTCCGTACCGGGCGCCGCCATCGGACTCGACTCCGGTGGCTCCGAAGAAGACTTCGCACAGGCCGCAAAACAACAGCCAGATGTACCGTCCTTCAGCAGCGAATCATACCCGGGATGGCTCACACACTGGGGCGAAGCCTGGGCCAGACCCAAACCCGAAGGCATCCTCAAAGAAGTCAAATTCCTCATGGATACCAAAAGGTCCTTTAATCTCTATGTCATTCATGGCGGCACTAACTTCGGTTTCACCGCTGGCGCCAACTCCGGCGGAAAAGGCTACGAACCGGATGTGACCAGCTACGACTACGACGCTCCCATCAACGAACAGGGAAATGCTACACCTAAATACCACGCCCTCCGCGACCTGATCAGCACCTACCTGCCCAAAGGCAAAAAATTACCGCGCATACCGGCAGCAATTCCCACCACCACCTTTCCCGAAATACAACTCACGCCCTTCACCTCCGTATGGCAACAACTACCGGCAGCTGTCCATTCCGTACAGCCGAAACCGTTCGAAGCATACGCGCAGGACTATGGCTTCATCGTATATAAAACAACACTCATCGGACACAAAAGCGGGAAACTCGTACTCACCGACCTCCACGACTATGCTACCGTATTCCTCAACGGACAATACGTAGGAAAGATCGACAGAAGACTGGGTGAGAACAGTATCACCTTACCCAAAAGTGAGGTAGCACATCCCGAACTCGAAATACTGGTAGAAGGCATGGGACGTATCAACTTCGCACAACATCTCATCGATCGGAAAGGGATCACAGACAGAGCCACCCTCAATGGCATGACCCTGATGAACTGGGACGTATTCAACTTGCCCATGAACACCGATTACATCACCGGCCTGAAACAAACAACGCAGACCGCCCAACGCCCGGGACAGTTTTTTAAAGGCAGCTTCGAACTGAAAACAGCCGCCGATACCTACATCGATATGTCTAAATTTAAAAAAGGCATCGTATGGGTAAATGGCCATAACCTAGGCCGCTACTGGGAAATAGGCCCGCAATACAGATTATATTGCCCCGCCTCCTGGCTCAAAAAAGGCAACAATGAAGTCGTAGTATTCGACCTCCACCAGGTAACACCCGCCCCCATCAGCGGAGTGGCGTCCCTCTAA
- a CDS encoding alkaline phosphatase D family protein, whose amino-acid sequence MTQPQLPRRKFLKDALLLTSGVLLAPNFISCKDDKQVLRGFSADNFRLSQFEHGVASFDPTSSQVIIWTRYSTTQPSATLQWQLATDAAFTTILRQGEVTTDAGRDYTVAVEIQQLPAGQRFYYRFANQADNTVSDTGQTLTIAAHPSQVKLAICSCANYAAGLFNVYHAMANSDADIIVHLGDYIYEYGDGQYGTDAHTAALGRNHQPTHEILSLPDYRTRYRQYRTDKNLQLAHRTKPFICVWDDHEIANNTYKDGAENHQPNEGSFQVRKQAALQAYSEYLPFKSTSIQQIYRTFTFGSLLSLHMLDTRVIGREKQLAYADFMRVPAGGTKPQFDQAAFVQAWQAPTRTILGTTQRDWLINKVNGSNARWQVLGQQVLMGKLLIDEELMRVLIPILALIDGGGTQDPSVLSSPQFSYARKKLAKLATARRYQQETQRSRANAVLLPYNLDAWDGYPAEREYLYNAFNKPVISFAGDTHNAWYNLLKDNGGVEKGKELATASVSSPGFEKYLGFLFNTCPDLLGAFETLVPGLIADVEYVNASKRGFVQITFTQSQVTSEWTFVNTITAETYTTTKEKTLTL is encoded by the coding sequence ATGACCCAACCACAATTGCCCCGTAGAAAATTCCTAAAGGACGCCCTATTGTTAACCAGCGGTGTACTCCTGGCCCCTAATTTTATTAGTTGCAAAGACGACAAACAGGTATTGAGAGGCTTTTCTGCCGACAATTTCCGGTTGTCGCAGTTTGAGCACGGTGTAGCCAGTTTTGATCCTACTTCTTCCCAGGTGATCATCTGGACACGTTATTCCACTACGCAGCCATCTGCTACGCTGCAATGGCAGTTGGCGACGGATGCGGCATTTACTACGATCCTGCGTCAAGGCGAGGTGACCACTGATGCCGGCAGGGATTATACTGTAGCGGTGGAGATACAGCAGTTGCCTGCAGGGCAGCGATTCTACTATCGTTTTGCCAACCAGGCGGACAACACTGTTTCTGATACTGGTCAGACCCTTACTATTGCTGCGCATCCTTCGCAGGTGAAGCTGGCGATCTGTTCGTGTGCGAACTATGCTGCCGGACTTTTCAATGTATACCATGCGATGGCGAATTCGGATGCGGATATCATTGTGCATCTCGGCGACTACATTTATGAATATGGTGACGGTCAGTATGGTACGGATGCGCATACGGCTGCGCTCGGGCGGAATCATCAGCCTACGCATGAGATCTTGTCGCTGCCTGATTACCGTACGCGATACAGGCAGTACCGTACGGATAAAAACCTGCAGCTGGCGCATCGTACCAAACCATTTATCTGTGTATGGGATGATCATGAGATTGCCAACAACACCTATAAGGACGGTGCAGAAAATCATCAGCCTAATGAAGGCAGTTTCCAGGTGAGGAAGCAAGCTGCTTTACAAGCGTACAGTGAATATCTTCCCTTTAAGAGTACGTCTATCCAGCAGATCTACCGCACCTTCACATTTGGCAGTCTGTTGAGCCTGCATATGCTGGATACGCGGGTGATCGGCCGTGAGAAGCAGCTGGCCTATGCGGACTTTATGCGAGTGCCTGCTGGGGGGACGAAGCCCCAATTTGATCAGGCGGCGTTTGTACAAGCCTGGCAGGCGCCTACCCGTACGATACTTGGCACGACACAACGGGACTGGCTGATCAATAAAGTGAACGGCAGCAATGCCCGCTGGCAGGTATTGGGGCAGCAGGTGTTGATGGGTAAACTGCTGATAGACGAGGAGCTGATGCGGGTACTTATTCCTATCCTGGCCTTGATAGACGGCGGTGGTACGCAGGACCCCTCTGTGCTGTCGAGCCCACAATTCTCCTATGCCAGGAAGAAACTCGCCAAGCTGGCCACTGCGAGACGCTATCAGCAGGAGACGCAGCGCAGCCGTGCGAATGCGGTATTACTCCCTTACAACCTGGATGCGTGGGATGGCTATCCGGCAGAGCGGGAGTACCTGTATAATGCCTTTAATAAGCCTGTCATATCGTTTGCGGGCGATACGCATAATGCCTGGTATAACCTATTGAAGGATAACGGCGGTGTGGAGAAAGGGAAAGAGCTGGCGACGGCCTCTGTGAGTTCACCCGGATTTGAGAAGTACCTGGGGTTCCTGTTCAACACCTGTCCGGATCTGCTAGGCGCTTTTGAGACGCTGGTACCGGGGTTGATAGCGGATGTGGAGTATGTGAATGCTTCGAAGCGGGGTTTTGTGCAGATCACTTTTACGCAGAGCCAAGTAACGTCTGAATGGACATTTGTGAATACTATTACTGCGGAGACATATACGACGACTAAAGAGAAGACCCTCACCTTATAG
- a CDS encoding FMN-dependent NADH-azoreductase, which produces MKNILHIISSPRGEASYSIRLANGIIERLQATYPGSVVTVHNLISDPIPHLQDLHIQAFFTPDEQWSTEVAAAARISADAIAALQAADIIVIGVPFYNFSIHSSLKAWLDQVVRRGITFQYTENGPEGLLTGKKVYLASASGGVYSEGPMKVYDFSVPYLQAVLGMIGLTDITVVRAEGTAIPQLQETALEKGLGSLVIS; this is translated from the coding sequence ATGAAAAATATATTGCACATCATTTCGAGTCCACGGGGCGAGGCCTCTTACAGTATCCGTTTGGCCAACGGCATTATTGAGCGTTTGCAGGCTACCTATCCTGGTAGTGTTGTAACGGTACATAACCTTATCAGCGATCCTATACCGCACTTGCAGGACCTGCATATACAGGCATTCTTTACGCCTGATGAGCAATGGAGTACGGAGGTAGCGGCGGCGGCACGAATATCTGCTGATGCGATTGCGGCGTTGCAGGCAGCCGACATTATCGTGATCGGAGTGCCATTTTACAACTTCAGTATACATTCCAGTCTGAAGGCGTGGTTAGACCAGGTGGTGCGGAGAGGTATCACTTTTCAGTACACGGAGAATGGCCCGGAAGGGTTACTGACCGGGAAGAAGGTTTACCTGGCTTCGGCATCGGGCGGTGTTTATTCGGAGGGGCCGATGAAAGTCTATGACTTTTCGGTGCCTTATCTACAGGCGGTATTGGGGATGATAGGGTTAACGGATATTACTGTGGTACGTGCTGAGGGCACTGCGATACCACAGTTGCAGGAGACGGCCCTTGAGAAAGGTCTTGGCAGCCTGGTGATATCTTAG
- a CDS encoding DoxX family protein has product MKGIKITYWVVTSVIALMMCFSAYAYLTQATVEAGFQHLGYPGYFRVELAVAKLTGAILLLTPVSGRIKEWTYAGFTFTFVSAFIAHTAAGDPIGNAVGPIVALLLLALSYFTYHKLQHSVAAATPVASYRY; this is encoded by the coding sequence ATGAAAGGAATCAAAATTACTTACTGGGTTGTGACAAGTGTCATCGCGTTGATGATGTGTTTTTCGGCCTATGCGTATTTAACGCAAGCAACTGTGGAGGCGGGTTTTCAGCATTTAGGTTATCCCGGTTATTTCCGGGTAGAGCTGGCTGTTGCGAAGCTGACGGGTGCGATATTATTGCTGACGCCGGTGAGTGGGCGTATCAAGGAGTGGACGTATGCGGGATTCACGTTTACATTTGTATCGGCATTTATTGCGCATACGGCTGCCGGTGATCCAATTGGCAATGCGGTGGGACCGATCGTCGCGCTTTTACTGCTGGCCCTCTCCTACTTTACTTATCACAAGTTACAACACTCTGTGGCGGCGGCTACTCCTGTAGCCAGCTACCGTTATTAA
- a CDS encoding winged helix-turn-helix transcriptional regulator — MKDQLTREKKCSAYQAALDDALYAIGGKWKLRVISALKHAGAMRFNELQRAIAGISARVLSNELKDLELNGFVKRIVYTQTPVIVEYALTDYADSLGHVLQSLIAWGEQHRITLREAHRAQVTGNSENN, encoded by the coding sequence ATGAAAGATCAACTAACACGGGAAAAAAAATGTAGCGCCTACCAGGCAGCCCTGGACGATGCACTATATGCGATCGGCGGAAAATGGAAACTACGTGTGATCAGCGCTTTAAAACATGCCGGTGCCATGAGGTTCAACGAACTGCAACGCGCCATCGCAGGTATCTCCGCCCGCGTATTATCCAACGAACTGAAAGACCTCGAACTGAATGGCTTCGTCAAAAGAATAGTCTACACACAAACACCTGTAATAGTAGAATATGCACTGACAGATTATGCCGACTCACTCGGACATGTACTGCAATCCCTCATCGCATGGGGAGAACAACATCGCATCACACTGAGAGAAGCACATCGCGCCCAGGTAACAGGTAACTCAGAAAATAATTAG
- a CDS encoding M57 family metalloprotease translates to MKTPSMRVSLALVCLAGAMFTACKKDNRPASSPNTPINNLSKAENIRILEAGFNPSNAFKQGNGYVVEGDVFLTAAQLDAMAADIVALKQRKPGTEQYRTKYVVTRLPRVLKIAVDAGGSDSLFKVCVQKAIDRYNAVGLQLSMQRVDKSVSNDILVTARDLGTTPDGSIILGQAAGFPDSLGNPAKGFTLTTRVYSNSYKNVDELTTVIAHEIGHAIGFRHSDYHMRNYSCGYSTLDQILVWLGEKPVGNYNEGSGGADVGMIHIPNTPTDPDAKSWMLACSDGTNRPFTANDITALKAVYLKK, encoded by the coding sequence ATGAAGACTCCCTCTATGCGTGTGTCGCTGGCACTGGTGTGCCTGGCCGGCGCGATGTTTACAGCCTGTAAAAAAGACAACAGACCTGCTTCTTCCCCGAATACCCCTATCAATAATCTCAGTAAGGCAGAGAACATAAGGATCCTGGAAGCCGGTTTTAACCCCTCTAATGCGTTTAAACAAGGAAACGGTTATGTTGTGGAGGGGGACGTGTTCCTGACGGCGGCGCAACTGGATGCGATGGCAGCTGATATAGTTGCTTTAAAGCAGCGCAAGCCTGGTACAGAGCAGTACCGGACTAAATACGTGGTAACGCGATTACCAAGGGTATTAAAGATCGCGGTGGATGCCGGCGGTTCGGATTCCCTCTTTAAGGTATGTGTACAAAAAGCGATAGACCGTTATAATGCGGTAGGCCTTCAATTATCTATGCAGCGGGTAGATAAATCCGTCAGCAATGATATACTGGTAACTGCCCGGGATCTGGGTACTACTCCAGATGGCAGTATTATTCTCGGGCAAGCGGCAGGATTTCCGGACAGCCTGGGTAATCCTGCCAAGGGGTTTACGTTGACGACGCGGGTATATTCCAACAGTTATAAGAATGTGGATGAGTTGACGACGGTGATCGCACATGAGATCGGGCATGCTATAGGGTTCCGTCATTCGGATTATCATATGCGCAACTACAGTTGTGGTTATTCGACATTGGATCAAATACTTGTCTGGCTTGGTGAGAAGCCGGTGGGTAATTACAATGAAGGATCCGGTGGTGCGGATGTTGGTATGATCCATATTCCGAATACGCCTACTGATCCTGATGCCAAGTCCTGGATGCTGGCGTGTTCTGACGGTACGAACCGGCCATTTACGGCTAATGATATTACTGCGCTGAAAGCGGTATACCTGAAAAAATAG
- a CDS encoding CBS domain-containing protein, with protein sequence MGQVQNILHTKGNAVYAVHPDDTVYEALNVLVDKNVGALVVLDGDNFLGIFSERDYARRVILKGRASKETRIREIMTENPITVSLDASIEDCMIKMTDKHIRHLPVVDDNGRLAGLISIGDVVKFIIDEQRYVINNLESYINGTHH encoded by the coding sequence ATGGGACAAGTGCAAAATATCTTACATACCAAAGGAAACGCTGTGTATGCAGTTCACCCCGACGATACAGTGTATGAAGCACTGAACGTCCTGGTAGATAAAAATGTAGGAGCCCTCGTAGTACTCGATGGTGACAATTTCCTCGGTATCTTCTCCGAACGCGACTACGCCCGCCGGGTGATCCTCAAAGGCCGCGCATCCAAAGAAACACGCATCCGCGAGATCATGACAGAAAACCCCATCACCGTCTCCCTCGATGCCTCCATCGAAGACTGCATGATCAAAATGACCGATAAACATATCCGCCACTTGCCCGTAGTAGACGATAACGGCCGCCTCGCAGGACTCATCTCCATAGGAGATGTCGTAAAGTTTATCATCGACGAACAACGATACGTCATCAATAACCTGGAAAGTTATATCAATGGCACCCATCACTAG
- a CDS encoding ester cyclase has product MSAVIPSFIVLAFASLLLPGCGRVAERRPVSQADQNRQIVSRYFSQVWNEGRLEELDVLLSPGYINHTPSVPDPPPGPAGLKPIVSALRTAFPDLHYEIQDLVVNDSMAVARVTVSGTHKGPLFGRAATGKKFTVNQINIERIVRGRIVEHWRVTDELSMMQQLGLIR; this is encoded by the coding sequence ATGTCAGCAGTTATTCCTTCTTTTATTGTTTTGGCTTTTGCGTCTTTGCTGTTACCGGGTTGTGGCCGGGTAGCTGAGCGGCGTCCTGTTTCGCAGGCGGATCAGAACAGGCAGATCGTTTCCCGTTATTTTTCTCAAGTATGGAATGAGGGCCGGCTGGAGGAGCTGGATGTGTTGTTATCGCCCGGGTATATTAACCATACGCCCAGTGTGCCGGATCCTCCTCCGGGGCCTGCGGGTCTGAAGCCTATTGTGTCGGCGTTGCGGACTGCGTTTCCGGACTTGCATTACGAGATACAGGACCTGGTTGTCAATGACAGCATGGCGGTAGCCCGGGTGACGGTGAGCGGTACTCATAAGGGACCTCTTTTTGGGAGGGCAGCTACCGGGAAAAAATTTACCGTGAACCAGATCAACATTGAAAGGATTGTCCGTGGCAGGATCGTTGAGCACTGGCGGGTGACGGATGAATTATCGATGATGCAGCAGCTGGGTTTGATAAGATAG